A region of Acidimicrobiia bacterium DNA encodes the following proteins:
- a CDS encoding anion-transporting ATPase — MASPAANAPEIHLLDHQLLFVTGKGGVGKTTISCALAFLGASLGKRTLLAELDGKHDICELFSVPPADGAIQELHGGLYGLSVDTELALREYLRIFARIPWVGRIGPLARIFDFVATAAPGVKEILTIGKITWEAGLVDPNQQGYPKWDLIVVDGTASGHIVGQLTAHRAIRDMVQVGLIREQTEGMAAILEDHERTAVAIVTTPEEMPVVETIELLDRLAQESRTRAAAVIVNKALPELFTSSEEQVFERLAEQDCLETIGEHINYQPRPYFEAARLAIGLRRSALENLSRLRESVSVPIYYVPYVFTAGYGLRATKILADALAEELS; from the coding sequence TTGGCTTCGCCCGCAGCTAACGCACCTGAGATCCATCTCCTAGACCACCAACTCCTCTTCGTCACGGGAAAGGGAGGGGTAGGCAAGACAACGATCTCGTGTGCTCTGGCCTTTTTAGGCGCGAGCCTTGGTAAGCGGACGCTCCTCGCCGAGCTCGACGGTAAGCACGACATATGCGAGTTGTTCTCCGTTCCTCCTGCTGACGGCGCCATCCAGGAGCTCCACGGTGGCCTTTATGGACTGTCCGTAGACACGGAGTTGGCTCTTAGGGAGTACCTCCGAATCTTTGCTCGCATCCCTTGGGTAGGTCGCATCGGCCCGCTGGCTCGCATATTCGATTTCGTAGCTACTGCAGCACCCGGGGTTAAAGAAATTCTCACGATCGGGAAGATCACGTGGGAAGCAGGACTAGTGGATCCGAACCAGCAGGGCTACCCGAAATGGGACCTAATAGTTGTGGACGGTACGGCGTCTGGACACATCGTTGGACAGCTAACAGCACACCGGGCAATAAGGGACATGGTCCAGGTCGGGCTCATCCGGGAGCAGACCGAGGGGATGGCTGCAATCCTGGAGGATCATGAGCGAACCGCAGTTGCTATCGTCACGACTCCCGAAGAGATGCCGGTTGTTGAGACTATCGAGCTGTTGGACAGGCTTGCACAAGAAAGCCGCACCAGAGCAGCAGCGGTCATTGTCAACAAGGCTCTCCCCGAGTTATTTACTAGCTCGGAGGAGCAGGTATTTGAGCGCCTCGCCGAGCAGGATTGCCTTGAGACGATCGGAGAACATATCAATTACCAACCAAGGCCATACTTCGAAGCTGCACGTTTGGCGATCGGGCTGAGGCGTTCGGCATTGGAGAACCTATCGCGTTTGAGAGAGTCGGTGAGTGTCCCAATTTACTACGTTCCCTATGTCTTTACTGCGGGATACGGCCTGCGCGCGACGAAGATTCTCGCCGATGCGCTGGCCGAGGAGCTCTCCTGA
- a CDS encoding DUF3107 domain-containing protein, with protein sequence MEIKIGVVNMHKELTCTVRDKDKLETFLRDISVAISEQSSMIWFEDDSGRRVGVPADKLAYVEVESDRERRVGFARS encoded by the coding sequence ATGGAGATCAAGATAGGTGTTGTAAACATGCACAAAGAACTCACGTGCACCGTAAGAGACAAAGACAAGCTGGAGACGTTCCTGCGCGATATCTCGGTGGCTATATCTGAGCAGTCGTCGATGATCTGGTTCGAGGACGACAGTGGCAGGCGTGTGGGCGTTCCAGCAGACAAGCTTGCGTACGTAGAGGTGGAAAGCGACCGGGAACGCAGAGTTGGCTTCGCCCGCAGCTAA
- a CDS encoding sulfonate ABC transporter substrate-binding protein, with product MQSALKHTGRSKSVLLAPPRNRGTARPFAGLLASRRLVAALCLAITALAVACSSSGSSQKGSQRSVRIGLFPNVTHAPGILCYERGAFEAQLRSESRPGRDRGIEVKLFDSGPQAIEAIFSGAIDIAYIGPGPALNGFLRSQGQALRIVAGATSGGASFVVQPEIASVFDLAGKVIATPQLGNTQDIAARAWLKRNGFKTDPAQGGDVTIAPRPNPQIVDAFRNREIAGAWVPEPWASRLVVEYGGKVLVDERELWPKGLFSTTVVVATPAFIQSDLDALVAILVAHLQCIDSLNSSDLASVSEARRSVETWLGRTVGKSLPKEVTERAWSELTFTADPLLDTIVQTGAKAVEEGLLPPFDNSSIEGFVDPRPLDRAYETIQALSQK from the coding sequence GTGCAATCGGCTCTGAAACACACTGGGAGGAGTAAATCGGTGCTTTTAGCCCCCCCTCGAAATCGCGGTACTGCACGGCCGTTTGCAGGCCTTTTAGCCAGCAGGAGATTGGTAGCAGCCCTATGCTTAGCGATTACTGCGCTCGCGGTGGCATGCAGTTCGTCTGGGTCTTCGCAAAAAGGTTCCCAGCGATCGGTGAGAATCGGGCTTTTCCCGAATGTGACCCATGCGCCGGGTATCCTGTGCTACGAAAGAGGAGCCTTCGAGGCTCAGCTACGTTCCGAGTCGAGGCCGGGTCGTGATCGCGGTATAGAAGTTAAGCTCTTCGATAGCGGGCCTCAAGCAATAGAGGCAATTTTTTCAGGGGCAATCGACATCGCCTACATTGGCCCCGGGCCTGCTTTAAATGGTTTCCTCCGCTCTCAAGGTCAAGCGCTCCGAATAGTTGCAGGTGCCACTTCTGGGGGAGCTTCATTTGTGGTGCAGCCCGAGATCGCATCGGTTTTTGATCTCGCCGGCAAAGTAATCGCCACCCCTCAGCTGGGCAACACTCAAGACATAGCAGCCAGAGCTTGGCTCAAGCGAAACGGATTTAAAACAGATCCCGCCCAGGGTGGTGACGTCACCATAGCTCCGCGACCCAATCCCCAAATTGTCGATGCTTTTCGCAATCGAGAGATAGCAGGAGCCTGGGTACCCGAACCCTGGGCTTCCCGTCTCGTTGTCGAGTACGGGGGTAAAGTTTTAGTTGATGAGCGGGAGCTGTGGCCGAAAGGTCTATTTTCGACGACTGTGGTAGTCGCCACTCCTGCATTCATCCAAAGCGATCTGGACGCACTAGTGGCAATCCTCGTTGCTCACTTGCAGTGTATTGATAGTCTCAATTCCAGTGACCTTGCATCGGTATCCGAAGCCAGGCGATCCGTAGAGACTTGGTTAGGTCGGACAGTGGGCAAATCGCTTCCTAAAGAAGTTACGGAGAGGGCATGGAGCGAACTTACATTCACCGCAGACCCTCTCCTTGACACAATCGTTCAAACGGGTGCTAAGGCGGTAGAAGAAGGGCTCCTTCCGCCATTTGACAATTCCAGCATCGAAGGATTTGTCGACCCAAGGCCACTCGATCGGGCTTATGAAACGATCCAAGCACTCAGCCAAAAATGA